The region GGTAAAGGGTAAAAGTGAAGTAACTAATTTTTCAAGAAAGAACTTTGTTATCATCATCGACGAAATTAATAGAGCTAATATATCACGTGTTTTCGGTGAATTAATTACGTTGATTGAAGAAGACAAGCGTTCTCATGGTAAAATTCCTATGCGAGTTAATCTGCCATCAGGAGATTCTTTTATAGTACCTTCAAATCTTTATATTATTGGAACCATGAATACGGCTGATAAATCGATTTCTTTATTAGATATTGCATTGCGCAGACGATTTGAATTTGTACCTATGTATCCTAATACTCAAATTGAAGGTGTCAATAGTCCATCAGTTTTAGAAACGATAAATGCAGAAATCATTAAGCGTAAAGGATATGATTTTACTATTGGGCATGCTTATTTTATGTGTGACAGTTATTCTTTAGAGAAAACTATTAATAATAAGGTAATACCTTTGTTATTAGAGTACTTTATGAATGATGAAAAAGAGGTTACAACCATTTTAAAAGCAGCTGAAATTGAAGTTGAAGGATGGCCAATGAAAATGAAAACAACGTGATCAATCTTTTCGAGTATAAAAATAAAGTAACTTTTCCAGAGGAGCATTTCGAAAGTTTAGAAGTGTTCTTAGACGATATATGGAATAAAAGAGAGAAGTCGGCTTATTATACCGAAGAAGAGAACAGGGAAGAAGTGCAACGCTTCGTCCAGTTTTTTCATAAAACCAATGAATTAAAGTCGAATAAATTTGTTGGGGTTATTCATTTTCAGGAGCAAACGATTAACCTCTTACCTAAAATTTTCCATAGCAACGAAATTGCAACCGAAGATGATGTAAAAGTTATTAATGCTCATGTTCTATGGTGGTTGAGTTATTGCCGAAAATTGAAGTTCCCGAATTATTTATCGGGTATCAATTCTGAAAAAGCCGACTTTTTTGAAATTTTGATTTACTTGTTTAGTAAATACACCAAAGAACTTTTAGGTTCTTCGATTTATCAGAAATACGTTGAAGTTGAAAACGAGTTGAATTTTGTTAAAGGACGAATTAATTTCAATACCTACATCAAAGAGAATTTAGCCAAAGGAAGAAATCATAAAGTAAACTGTATTTATGATTCTTTTGAAATGGATAACGAATTCAACCAATGTATAAAATACGTTGCTAAAATGTTGTTGTCAGCTTCAAATGACTATCAGAATAAGCGCAATTTAAGTGATATTTTGTTTTTGTTAGATGAGGTTTCCGATGTTCAAAT is a window of Myroides sp. JBRI-B21084 DNA encoding:
- a CDS encoding McrC family protein — translated: MINLFEYKNKVTFPEEHFESLEVFLDDIWNKREKSAYYTEEENREEVQRFVQFFHKTNELKSNKFVGVIHFQEQTINLLPKIFHSNEIATEDDVKVINAHVLWWLSYCRKLKFPNYLSGINSEKADFFEILIYLFSKYTKELLGSSIYQKYVEVENELNFVKGRINFNTYIKENLAKGRNHKVNCIYDSFEMDNEFNQCIKYVAKMLLSASNDYQNKRNLSDILFLLDEVSDVQILSEQCKRIQFNPMFSSFETVRDYCDLFLENSISFNYKSDLKLFAFLLPMEYVFEDFIYGFIDKEIEGINPKGQATGTYLDEAEKFGLKPDLILDLGIKKIIADTKYKLVYSDDSDPKKGISQSDLYQMLAYAVRFGIQEIKLFYPNSVATELQPNVATIEIKDVLSDEKRIKITAHQLPIVDKSITVATLKEHDKLLDCFEGVRKVLKIRFIEIFTL